From Micromonospora echinospora:
ACACCGGATCGTGGTCCGCCGGATTGTGGGGATTCGTGAGGGCCGCACGCTGTTCTCCGACGCGCTCGGCGAGCTCGTCGAGCTGAGCGAGACCCACATCACCCTCTCCACCGACGCCGGTCCGCTGCGCGTACCGGTCGCCGAGGTGCACCGGGCCAAGCGGGTGCCGCCGGCCCGCCGGCCCACCGCCGCCGCCGTGGTCGCGCTGGAGCTGGCCGCCGACGAGGCGTGGCCCGCACCGGTACGCGGACGGCTCGGCGACTGGCGGCTGCGCTGGGCCGACGGCTGGACCGGCCGGGCGAACAGCGCACTGCCGGTCGGCGACCCGGACCGTCCCCTGCCCGCCGCGCTGGACGCCGTGCAGCGCTGGTACGCCGAGCGCGGCGGCACCGCCCTGGTGAACACCCCGCTGCCGCTGGCCGCCCCGGTCGGCGCCGAGCTGGACGCGCGCGGCTGGACGGCCCGGCCACCGGTGCTGGTGCAGACCGTCCCGCTGCGCGCCCTGGCCGCGCCGGACCCCGCCCCCACCAAGCCGCCGCCGGTCACGCTCGCCGACGCGCCCGCCGACGACTGGCTGGCGATCGCCGCCGGCCGCAAGGGTGGCCTGCCGGACGCCGCGCGACACGTGCTCACGGCCGTCGACCGGGTCCGCTTCGCGGAGCTGCGGATCGACGGCCGGCTGCTCGCGGTCGGCCGGGGCACGGTGACCGGCGAGGGTCGCTGGCTCGGCGTCAGCCTGCTCGAAGTGCTGCCCGAGGCGCGTCGGCGGGGATTCGCCGTCGCGGTCGTCCGCGCCCTGGCCGGCTGGGGCGCGGCCGAGGGCGCAACGCGCGCGTTCCTGCAGGTGGAGCAGAGCAACACCGGCGCGGTCGAGCTCTATCGCAGGCTCGGGTTCACCACCCACCACACCTACCTGACCCGGGTCGCCCCGGCCCCCTGAGCGGCGGGCCGGCGGTCAGCGGCGGACGATCCGGCGCGGCCGGGAACGCCGCATCTCGGCGTACCGCTTGAGCTGGCGGGACCGGTAGTCCCGGCCGAGCGCGGTGAGGATCAGGTAGCCGACGAGCACACCGGCCGCGGTGGCGGCGAGATAGAGCCAGATCTGCGCGAAGAAGAGACCGGCGCCCCCGCCGAACGGGTTCTCCCCGACCACCAGCGGACCGACGAACACGGTGAGCGCCAGCGCCACCCCCACCGCGGCGGCCAGGTCACCGGCCAGGCGGCCGAGCGGCCGGTCGGCCCCCCACCGGAACGCGGCGCCCGCCAGGATCAGCCCGATCACCAGGAACATCACCAGCGAGACCCGGTCGGACGCGGCGTCGTCGTCCGGGAACGCGAATCTGGTCACCAGCCGGGCCACCACGTTCACCACGAACAACGCGGCCGCCAGCACGCCGACCGCACGCCACCGCTGACCCATCGCACGCCTCCCGCCGTACCGCCCGCTTCCTCCGCGGGCCTCTGGCAGGAATGTCTACCACCGTCGCCTGTGTGGCGTCAGCACCTCATCGGCCAGGCGGCGGCGTCACCAGGTGCCGGAAGCCGACCACGGCGAACGTGACCGCGCCGGCCACGATCAGCGCCAGGCCGAGCACGTTGTCGCCGACCAGCGCGAGATCACCCTCGACGGTCCGGACGCCGCCCGCCACGATCACCAGGAACCACGGCAGCGCGGCAAGCACCACCGCCCAGCGGCCGCCGGTCGAGCGGTGCGCGAACGAGCCCAGCAGCACCGTCGCCGCCACCACCACCGGTACGCCGACGACCACCGCGCCCACCCCGACCAGCGCCTGCGCCGCGCCGGAGCGGCCCTGCACCAGCTCCCAGGCCCAGGTCGCGAAGATGAGTTCGAGCAGTGCGAGCAACACGCCGGCCCAGACCGTCAGCACGCCGCCGGTCACCCGCAGCGCGCGGTCGAGCGTCCGCTCCGCCCGGCTCGGCGGCGCGGCCTCCGGCGGCTGCTCGGCAACTGTCGACACGGGTACGGCCGGCAGCGTCACCGGACACCGGCCGCCGCGACCGGGGACCGGTCCGGGGCGTCCAGGGCGATTCCGGCGAAGAGGTCGTCCTCCCAGCCGTACGGGCCGCGGCCCGGCCCCTTCTCGCCCACCGCGAGCGTGAAGTACTCGACGCCCATGAACTCGCCGCCGAAGTTCCCGGCGATCGAGTAGAGCCAGGAGTTCGCCGGGATCTGCGTGGCGTGGGCCCGCATCGCCGCCTCCTTGGCGGCGTGCTGCTCGGTGCCGTCGATCCGGGCCGCGATTTCCGCGTCCGGCGTGCCGAACGGCAGCTCGTCGGCGCTCTCGATGCCGGCGAACGGGTTGTCCGAGGACTCGGTGAACGTCTCCAGCCCTACGTCGAGCACGCTGCGCGGCATGGCCGTCCAGTAGACCTTCGCCGGGGCGATCCCCTCGGCCGCGGCCAGCTCGACCGCCCGCATCGCCACCCGGTGGGCCTGGATGTGGTCCGGGTGGCCGTAGAAGCCGTGCGGGTCGTACGTGACGAGCACCTGGGGGCGGACCTCGCGGATGACCTCCAGCAGATGGCCGGCGGCGACGTCCAGGTCGGCCTGCCAGAACGCCCGCGGATGCTCGTTGGTGGCCATGCCCATCATGCCCGAGTCGCGGTAGCGGCCCGCGCCGCCGAGGAACCGGTGGTCGGTGACGCCGAGCGCGGCGCAGGCGTCGGCCAGCTCGCCGATCCGGTAGCCGCCGAGCTGGTCCGCCTCGGACGCGCAGAGCTGAGCCAGCTCCGGGACGTGGATCTCGCCCTCCTCGCCCAGCGTGCAGGTGACGAGCGTGACGTGGGCGCCGGTGGCGGCGTAGTGCGCCATCGTCGCGCCGGTGCCGATCGACTCGTCGTCGGGATGCGCGTGGACCAGCAGAAGGCGTCGGTCGGGCAGCGTCGTCACGCCCGTCACTCTAACCGGCGGTCCTGCCCGCTCGACGGTGATGCGTCCGCGCAGGTCGGCCACATCACCTCCGGCGCCCGCCTACGCTGCAGGCGTGGACTTTCCCGAGCTGGCCGCCCGTACTCGTCGGTTCAGCCACGGGGCGCCGCGCGCCGTCGCCGTCTCCGGCGACGGCTCCCGGGTCGTCTTCCTGCGCTCCGCGGGACCGGAGGACCCGGCCGACGCGCTCTGGCTGCTCGACATCGACAGCGGCGAGGAACGCTTAGTAGCCGATCCGGCGGTGCTGCTTGGCACGGACGCCGATCCGGCCCCTCTGGCCCCCGGTGAGCGGGCGCTGCGCGAGCGGCTGCGGCTCAGCTCCGGCGGCATCGGCTCGTACGCCCTGGACGCGGCCGGCCGGGTGGCCGCGTTCGCGCTGGCCGGACGACTGTTCCGGGCCGA
This genomic window contains:
- a CDS encoding GNAT family N-acetyltransferase, with translation MLRQQDVGHRIVVRRIVGIREGRTLFSDALGELVELSETHITLSTDAGPLRVPVAEVHRAKRVPPARRPTAAAVVALELAADEAWPAPVRGRLGDWRLRWADGWTGRANSALPVGDPDRPLPAALDAVQRWYAERGGTALVNTPLPLAAPVGAELDARGWTARPPVLVQTVPLRALAAPDPAPTKPPPVTLADAPADDWLAIAAGRKGGLPDAARHVLTAVDRVRFAELRIDGRLLAVGRGTVTGEGRWLGVSLLEVLPEARRRGFAVAVVRALAGWGAAEGATRAFLQVEQSNTGAVELYRRLGFTTHHTYLTRVAPAP
- the mshB gene encoding N-acetyl-1-D-myo-inositol-2-amino-2-deoxy-alpha-D-glucopyranoside deacetylase — protein: MTGVTTLPDRRLLLVHAHPDDESIGTGATMAHYAATGAHVTLVTCTLGEEGEIHVPELAQLCASEADQLGGYRIGELADACAALGVTDHRFLGGAGRYRDSGMMGMATNEHPRAFWQADLDVAAGHLLEVIREVRPQVLVTYDPHGFYGHPDHIQAHRVAMRAVELAAAEGIAPAKVYWTAMPRSVLDVGLETFTESSDNPFAGIESADELPFGTPDAEIAARIDGTEQHAAKEAAMRAHATQIPANSWLYSIAGNFGGEFMGVEYFTLAVGEKGPGRGPYGWEDDLFAGIALDAPDRSPVAAAGVR